The window TTTTGAAAACTAATTATCACGATTTATCTATAATTAGCGGAGTTGGCCCAAATATTGCGAATTCAATAATAAATTTTATAGAAAACAAAAATAACAAAAATATTATTTTTCAATTAATTGGGATATTAAAGATTTTTTATATACCTAGATGAGGTAAAAGAATATGCTGAATGAAGTATGCTGACATAGTTTTTATAGTTTTTGGGTCGTGCAGGATTTGAACCTGCGACCAATTGATTAAAAGTCAACTGCTCTACCGGCTGAGCTAACGACCCGATGGAATATATATTTCTGGTAGGTGATGACGGATTTGAACCGCCGACCCTCTCCGTGTAAAGGAGACGCTCTGCCACCTGAGCTAATCACCCTTTTAATCTCATGTTATATTATATGATTAGACGGACTATCCGTCAATACATATTTAATACATAATCGCTCCTTCAGTTAAAAATATATAAATATTCGATTATGAGGGTTTTTACAGTTTTAATAATATTAATTTTTTTAAACCGAGAGCGTGCATATGAAAGTTAAAACAAGATTTTCTCCTAGTCCGACAGGTTTTTTACATATAGGCGGTGTACGAACCGCTTTATATTCATGGTTATTTGCTCGTCAAAATAGCGGGTCATTTATTTTACGTATTGAAGATACAGATGATAAACGAGTCAATAAAGATTCTGTTCATGATATTTTATCCGGATTAAAAAATTTAGAATTATTATGGGATGAGGGGCCTTTTTATCAGAGCCACCGATTAAAAATATATCAAGATATGATTAAATATTTATTAAGAAAAGGTAAAGCATATAAATGTTATTGTTCTCCAGAGCGTCTAGAGTTATTGAGAAATCGTCAAATATTAAAAAAAGAAAAACCTAAATATGACCAAAAATGTCGTAATTGTCATTTTTCTTTTAAAAAATCTAATGTGCCGTACGTGATCCGTTTTAAAAATCCTAACACAGGTTTTGTAGAGTTTATTGATCAAGTGAGAGGAAGTGTATGTGTTCAAAATAAAGAATTAGATGATTTAATTCTTCAGCGATCTAATGGAATGCCCACTTATAATTTCTGTGTAATTGTCGATGACTGGCAAATGAATATCACTCATGTTATCCGAGGAGAGGATCATATTAATAATACCTCTAGACAGATTAATTTACTAAGAGCATTGGATGCCCCAATTCCTATTTATGCGCATGCATCAATGATTTTAGATGCTCGGGGGAAAAAATTATCTAAACGAAATCATGTAATGAGCGTTACAAAATATTTTCAAGAAGGGTTTATTCCAGAGGCAATATTAAATTATATTTTACGGCTAGGCTGGTCTTATAAGGATAAAGAAATTTTTTCTATTGCAGAAATGATAGAATTATTTGATTTAAAATCTATTAATAGGGCTCCTAGCGTTATTAATGAAAAAAAATTATTGTGGTTAAATCATCATTATTTAAAAATCTTACCAATTGAGAAGGTAAACTCTTATTTTGATTTATACTTGATGCGTAAGAATATTATTTTAGACAAGACAATAGATACGAAGAGTTTATTAAAAAATTTTTTGTTTCATCATAACACTTTTGAGGAATTTTTACGATTAAATTATTATTTTTATACAGATATATATCCAGATGATGTCAAAGATATTCAGTTATATGTTAGTGTAATGAACATAAAGATTTTAACTTACTTGTATAAGCAATTTTTTTTATTAAAAATATGGGACACAAACAATATTTCATTAGCAATAAAACAATCTGCATTAAAGTTTAATTTATTATTTAAAGACATGGCAATTTTGCTGAGAATTAGTATAACTGGACAAAAAAATACCCCTAACATTTCTTCTATAGTTTTTTATATAGGAAAGCGCCTAGTCTTATCTCGTATTAATAATTGTATTAGGTATATGAAGCATAAGCTTTCAGTTTAAATATATACATCATTATCAATAATAATGATGTATATTTAATCTTGTTAATGCAAATCAATGTATTGTTAATCTGCGATTAGTTATATGAAATTTTTATAAAATATTTTTAAATGTATTTTTGAGGTATGCGATGAAACAATTTTTTTATTTACTATTTGGTAATATTAAAGAAAACATTATATATTTATATTCATAATTTCTTGAAATATTTGAACTATTTTTTCTTGTACTTGTTGCAGCATTACGAATTGGTGGGTTTGGTTTATTTTTTTTGTTGATGGATTTTGTTTAACATTAAGGTGATTATCTTTTTTTATTTTAGTTGGAATTATTGGTGTTTCTTGTAATGTTTTGTTCAGTATTTTAAAAAAATTATTATTTTTCTGTTGATTGTTTCTTTGAACAGAATGCATCCATTTTATTGGTGAGCCGTGTGTACTATTTATTTTCATAGTTTTATTCCTTTTATCGGAAGATAAATTACATAATATATATTTTATATTATTATATAAATATAGTATATATTAAGACATACTTATATATTTCTAGGCACTACTATGTTTCTATTTTCATAGAGCTTTGTTATTCATTAATTGAATATCGCATTACAATTTTTAGGATAAAATTATGGATTTTTTTAAAATATTAATTATGAAAATTAAGTGCGCGCGGAATTTTTTTATATCTGTTGTATCGCATCGATTAAAATACGTTCTTTTAATCACCTTTATTCTCCTCTCTTCTATCTTTTCTCTTATGTCATGGTCTAGAAAAGTTGATTATGTAGTTTTATATGATTATTTATCGGATGCAGATAGTGCATGGGTAATTTCAAAATTAAAAGATATGCATATTTCTTATAAGTTTCATAACTCTACTCGGACTTTATTAGTTCCAAGAGAAAAATTTGATGAATTGCGACTTTCTTTGATTAGTAATAATAATATTTTGGAAAAAAATAATGGTTTTGATTTATTGGATAAAGAAAAATGGGGTTTGAGTCCATTTCGAGAGCATATTAATTATTATAGAGGACTGGAAGGAGAGCTGTCAAAGACACTAGAGCGTATTTTTCCTGTTCAGCGCGCGCGGATACATTTAGTATGCAAGAAAGATACTGATTTTTTTCACAATACTGATGCTTCTTCTGCTTCTATTGTTGTAACTTTATTTCCTAACACGCAATTACAGCAAGAACAAGTAGATGCTATTATTTTATTGATATCTAGTAGCGTACCGCATTTATCAGCTGAGAATATTGTTTTAGTTGATCAATTTGGACATATTTTAAATAAATTAGATTTAAATCAGATTCAATTTTTTAAAAATCACCCGCATAAACAAATTTATGCTTTAGAAGAGTATTATATTAATCGAATTAATAAAATTTTAGCTCCAGTTTATGGAATAAAAAATTTTATCGTCAATGTTTCTGCAGCTGTGCATTCGCATCACATAA is drawn from Buchnera aphidicola and contains these coding sequences:
- the gltX gene encoding glutamate--tRNA ligase, with the translated sequence MKVKTRFSPSPTGFLHIGGVRTALYSWLFARQNSGSFILRIEDTDDKRVNKDSVHDILSGLKNLELLWDEGPFYQSHRLKIYQDMIKYLLRKGKAYKCYCSPERLELLRNRQILKKEKPKYDQKCRNCHFSFKKSNVPYVIRFKNPNTGFVEFIDQVRGSVCVQNKELDDLILQRSNGMPTYNFCVIVDDWQMNITHVIRGEDHINNTSRQINLLRALDAPIPIYAHASMILDARGKKLSKRNHVMSVTKYFQEGFIPEAILNYILRLGWSYKDKEIFSIAEMIELFDLKSINRAPSVINEKKLLWLNHHYLKILPIEKVNSYFDLYLMRKNIILDKTIDTKSLLKNFLFHHNTFEEFLRLNYYFYTDIYPDDVKDIQLYVSVMNIKILTYLYKQFFLLKIWDTNNISLAIKQSALKFNLLFKDMAILLRISITGQKNTPNISSIVFYIGKRLVLSRINNCIRYMKHKLSV
- the fliF gene encoding flagellar basal-body MS-ring/collar protein FliF, whose translation is MDFFKILIMKIKCARNFFISVVSHRLKYVLLITFILLSSIFSLMSWSRKVDYVVLYDYLSDADSAWVISKLKDMHISYKFHNSTRTLLVPREKFDELRLSLISNNNILEKNNGFDLLDKEKWGLSPFREHINYYRGLEGELSKTLERIFPVQRARIHLVCKKDTDFFHNTDASSASIVVTLFPNTQLQQEQVDAIILLISSSVPHLSAENIVLVDQFGHILNKLDLNQIQFFKNHPHKQIYALEEYYINRINKILAPVYGIKNFIVNVSAAVHSHHINTKNANIENSDAKVFLEHLSKHKLQSFLFHNSFIKFFDLVKKSFLHFLTRFFGIDLIENKIVKYFSAKDNSAYSKQIMSVKYSHLLNFSSFVGEDKKTLKEAELAHTDDIIFSSGFKRADIKNLTVTILINYKRDNLGKLIPLSTQELLTIKKLVASVIGFSKARGDCINVTNYMFSSVVSAPHSFMFQKNDNRCIYYILGFFLFFGMSILFFLVRYQYDFSFFKTNNMSRSTNKLHIDKYDFLNKKNFFIKQNMLNKSPDIIEKVIRYWIRKK